The Spinacia oleracea cultivar Varoflay chromosome 2, BTI_SOV_V1, whole genome shotgun sequence DNA segment CTTTGTATCATATCCCCAATTACTCTAAAACAGTCATCAATTCGATCAATCTTAACAAGTGCCAAAATCACTATCGCATACGTCTTTGCTGTAGGAGGAGATGAGATAGAGGGTTTTGTTTTCATCAACTCAAACAGACCAACAGCCTCGGTCACCATTCCTGCTTTACAATAGGTTTCAATTGCAGCATTATAGGTAAAACTATCTGGAGTAAAACCCATACTACTCATCTCCTCCAAGATCTTCATTCCTCTTGCAGGGTTTTTAACCCTACACCAACCGAAAAAAAGGATACTGTAGGTATTAGCATCTGGAGCAACCTTATTTTTCACCTTCTTGAACAGGATCTCCGCATCCTCAACCAAATTACACTTGCAAAGAGCATCAAGTAGCAAGTTAAGCGCCTTGATCTCCGGCTGCATTTTAACCCTAACTCCTCTCTTCTTCTTAGAGCATGTGAGGACTTTTGTCAGATGTTTTTCCGTGTATTTTCTCAAAATAGTCAAGAGAACTTCAATTGGAATCGACGTTTTATCATTCCTTTTCATGTAATCCAACATATCACAAACAATTTTAAATTGTTTAATCTTAAACTTCGTAGTTGATAATATATCAATCATTTCATTGTAAACCTTGTATTCGTGGTGATAATGCTCCTGGCGAGCAGCCCACATGAAAAAACGAAAGGCTATTTTCTCCTCGAAACGTAACCTATCAAGGGTTTCAATAACCAACTCAGTTGTTAAGGGAATCCTAGCTTGTTCAAGGGCTTTCTCCATGTTCTTATCAGAACCCACATTTTCCATAATAATTCTATACACCCCATCAACATTACTATAAACTAAATTGTTTTCATCTTCACCCACAAAGTCATCAGTGGAGTAAAATTTTCTCAATGGGTTCCCAAACTCAAAGCAACCCTTTGAAGAATGAAGTTTGGGGATCACACCAAACCCGAAAATCGAAGTTTCATAAGCTCGAGAAACTGAATAGAAAATTGGGTTTTGAagattagaaaaataaattgaattcTTGCATTGCCTGACAATCAAAATTACACAAGTTCTCCACATTTCTTCTCAAGGAAATCAGCTAGTGTGACGATAAAGAAAGACTTGAGAGGGTTACCTTGTTGAAAGATTGTTCAACTCCTGTCAAAAATTGCGAGGCCCAGAAAGACTCAAGCTTGAACaaattgtttgattgtttgctagCACAGCTTGATCATAGCTTCACAGGGGATTGATAAGGAGCTCAGAATGTTTGCAACATTTACATGGGGAGCGGGCGAGGCGAGGGGCGAGGTTAGTCTTGCAAGTTGAACTCTTGCTGGTTGCTGCCGTTATTTGTGATGCGTAACAGCGTAAGGTACCAGGGGAATATTTTCCAAGTCTGGCTATGTTTCTTTTTGGTTCATTTGACTGAAGTTACCTATTttgagtactccgtattaaattcccaaaaaaaaattgtgtatcGTTATTCTACGTTCGTGTTTACTAAAAACGCCCGCAATTATAATAGGAAAAAATACCAATTTTTCCCTTTAATTATTCACCCCtcctataataataataataataataataataataataataaataaaaaaaataacttaaataacaataatatttcgtaattattattattataataataataataacaatcataataataatgagtgtgggcccagattgtatctcggcttcccactaactatttgtaacttatttgactttgttggcatttgatttatataataataataataataataataataataataataataataataataataataacaaaaacaaaCTAACGCGCACAGGGTTATCGCCATTGACATGGCTGTCGCGCACAGGATTGCGCCGGTGACACGGTAGTCATGCAGATCTTGTGCACCGCCTCCATGTCGGCGGCGCAATCCCTCTGCGCGGCAGCCATGTCGATGGCACTAACCCTGTGCGCGGTggttttcattaaaaaaaaagagtcaaGAAATCCAAATACGAAGTAGGCGAATCCACTTAATGCACTAAGATCAGTACTCACCAAAATAccgaaagagagagagagctagagagagagagagagagagagagagagagagggggtgATGTAGAGGCTCGGAATGTTCGTTGCTCTTGTATATTGGTCCCTTGTGGAtactttttcttctttctttctttttttaaaaactttttttaagaattttttttgtaattgttGTTGTTATATGATAATCTATTTTATTATAAACGTATTTgtaattgttattgttattattattgttattattattattattattattattattattgggaTGAAAATTAAAAAGGGCAAAATCGTATTTTCTTGCATCGGATGCGGGCGTTTTTAGGAAAACACGAGCGTCGTTTAAAAACCCCCCAAAAACTTAGGGTTGCGTTTGGTAACTTGAATTTCATTTGAAATCCTTGATTTCAAATTTGGAAATTgagatgatgaatttgaattCCAAATCAGTTGTTTAGCAAAGACTTATCAGTGTAGTTCCAACATTCCAATACCACTGTAATGTTAGGGAAGTCAGTGTGATATTTCAATTCTAATATTAATTACGAACGACCGTTGTTTTGGTGTTTgcataaaaatattttaaaaaatatagattATTAACCTTCGTAAATATTATTCTCATCAAAAATGGTTATACTGGTCAACAATAAAGTAGGAAGAACAATATGCAATTGAAGTATTTTGGATATCAAAGGTAATTAATGAACCACAAACTCATATTTGGGAAAGAAAGATTCGATGAATCGGGATTGCACTAGTGCGGTATGTAGAACATAGTAGCAAGATGGATAATTTCAACATCGGTTTGCGGGGCTTGCGGCTAGCTTTGAAGGTGAAGGATTGTGGCTACCTCCAATGGTGGAGCAACTGCAGTATCGACCTCCGACTAGTGTTGCAACAACCACAATGGAGTTAGAAAGTTTGTGATAGTGATTGGCTATAGAGAAGGGCTAAATCAGGGAGGAGAAGTTATAAAGAAACAAGAATTTGTAAATGACAAGTTTTTTTGTGTCATTTGAAATTCTTCTTTAGGAGCAGCATTTTAGCGAGCGTGGTTTGGATCAATTTCAATTCCAAATTCTATACTTTCACAAACTACATAATTTCTCCAATTCCATCATTTCAAATGGATTCCTTATTCCCAAACACACCATAGGGATTTTTAAATGGCGCCCGCGTTTTTTTAAAAATGCCCACATTTAGTGTATGAAAATACACTTTTGcctttataatattaataacggtaacgataataataataataataataataataataataataataataataataataaataattacaataattaataataataataattaataattggaaaatttgttaaaaataaaCCACCATTTGACCGGTCTGCTATTAACAGTATGACAAATcgattaattttaaataatccaacgtTTAATTTACATCTCTATTAACAGGTCAAATTATCGGTGACCTACTCAGCAAGTCTTTGTTGACTCTCTTTCCTTCCTAAACCAAACCACTCACCCCATTTACACTCTCACCTACCTTCTcttcatctctttcatttctccTCTGTAAACTAAAACGACGCCATGGCTGACGTAGCTTGAAGAAGTGAAAAATCGCGAAAGTAGAAAGCTATATTTTGGAATAACAACAGGAAGAAGAGTGCCAAAACAGAGAAGTGAAGCTTTATTCGCGTAATTGTAAGTCCCAAGAACCCTAATATGCGAAATTCAAAATTTGAATGCTTTACCTTGACATTTTCCAAATTGTTTGAATAAGAATCGTAATTAACTAATTTATAATGTTATTATAGAAAATTTATAATGAACGTTGTGGTTATTTGGTTGGTTGCGTTTAattgtgtgattgattttgcgaattaaattaattttgtgGTTATTTGCATGTGTTTGAATGAGTGGTTTTGTGGGTAAAATTGATTGAATATGAACTGTTATTGGTAGGTAATCATTAGTGTGGATGAAGATGTGACATTGAAGTTTTTTCATGGATGGTTGTTTAAAAAGCAGAAAAATGGTGTAGTTTATCTAGGAGGAAAGATTAGGACTTTTGAAATTGATCCTGATTAGCTATGTTGGTTTTGGCTTGTTGATTTAGCAAAGAAATGTGGGGAGGGAAGTTACCAAAAAAGTGAACAAGTAATTTGGTTCCCAGGAAGAACTTGTCTAATGACTAATGGTTTAAGAAGGGTTTTAAGTGATAAAGAGGTATTGAAGATGACTGCTTTTGCTAAAAAGAACCGATGCATAGATTTATATAAGACATTGTCGATCTTATTTTGTGTGGATGAATGTAAGACAATGCCATGCCTCTTATTTTGGTAAAAAATTGTTCGGATAAATGTAAGGCAATGGCATGCCACTTATTTCGGTAAAAACTTGTTCTGATGAATGTATTATTTTGGTAAAGGTTGTTCAGATGAATGTAATTAAGGCGATGCCTCTTATTTTGGTAATGTAATGCAAGACAAGTTCTTCAATGATGAATTTAAGCGTTTGTATGTTTGGTTGCACAATATGCTTTTTAGACGATTTAAGCATAGTTATAAATAGAACACAAAAGTGTGCTCAATAACATGTCACAAAATTTAAACACGCATAAACATGTCATATAATTCCAAAACTCGTAAAGCAATACAAATGTAAACtattgatatgttcatattttatagtgtttttacccccgtcccttagtactttttgatctcaaatgagctcttcggagcgatttttagtaataatgtgctccttgtagtgtgtttgtagtttcaggttcatcattgtacgaattagcatatttttgtgcatttcttACTCATTTGAATCTATACAATAGATTATGTgctttcgagagcacacacactgagttggaagagttttcgagcaaagcggatagtgaaataactagaaaaccaacactcgtctactcttttgatcataacttacgttctacaactccaaatgaagtgattccaattgggttggattctagacttcaatatctttccaacgagtggtcactcgcctaattcctaCGAATAACaaaggagatatggcgttttaaagatagaggatcgtgcagtttgtacgcgcgccagacgggcgaatggctgcccgacgggcgaacgtctgcccgacgggcgggagctGCCCGACCAGGCGCGTGtcgatgatttccagaatgtctccctccgcccggcgggcagacctgcgcccgacgggcggatttcgagctggtcacccgacgggcggaaggctgcccgaccgggcgacgacaacccagcaGGCTTATGCGCGGTTTTCTttccggttttcttttatttttatgggcaaactataaatactaggcttCAATTATTTTAGTGGACATCTTATTTTTTCCTAGTATTagccccttagtttatttctcttagctttgttttctctctaatttagttcaaaacacttagtttcaaattcaataaaaacTCAAGCTTTCTAttaccattgttcttcaattaggtattattctTTATTTCAATCCTTTGTTTTGCTATACTCATGTTTCCAATCATGTTAATTGCTTTGCTTATcattaatatgcttgagtaatttaatttctagggtttggggatccatgaataatatgaagggatattgaataattgtgattgttggcattgtaattaattcctattgattggtttatttcactatacaattagatttgcgctggtttaattgtggtagttatgcaatatcaagttaagattcgagagatgcaatttgatgtttaggcttgtgtcaataggtggaattagagttaatacgtagcgagagcccgttaattctaagtctatgattagtatcgattcgagagagcatgctagtctaattaattactttgttgattgtCGTGATTGTTTATtttcctggattgttatttgttggtgaacctatgccctagattccttaatttATTGATCCATACTCGTTTAAtattcgttcgtagtcttagtatacaaatcatcaaccaactcttgttcccaatagtctagtttaattaattgatagtagaaagaacgcctgtttccctgtggattcgaccctgacttcccttgctacctagttAGTGgatttaggttatttttgattaggtgatacgacttaagcctgtcaaattttggcgccgttgccggggaaacggtttaattttctgctattaattttatgacctagattattttcttgattctcatagaacttccagttctttgagaccatgtatatattttattttctttagtttattttttactttttatttttattttttactttttttcccctaaaaaaatggattattattcttttccTCCTTTTTGTAAATGAGCCTTTTTTGCTGTATTTCGATAggctaaatgattttattggttaccaaaatcttaatctttgggattcttgtggttttgcttatggtggtttaaatgagtatacaaggaatagTGGAGACAACCATGATACAGTAAATTAATGAACCTCATCTGGTCCTAGGAACAAGTTTTAGCCACTAATATATGGATTCTGTGAAGCATACAGCAAAAGTTCCAGTTTCTCTTAAACTCATGTTGGTGGCTCTTGATTTAGGATAAACCATGATCCCATACCGAGGTTGTATATTTCCAAACAAACTTCATGCCCGCAACCAAACACAGAAAAAAGTTCACTTGTTCCTATAACTCAACTCCTTTCGTTTTTGATTAAGTACAAAATGTCTCGCCATAGCAGGATTGAAAAACCTTTTCATGTGCTCTGAAAGTTTATGAATTCTACGAAGATCGTCAATCCTTGACAAATGCCTCAGAAATAAATCAAACTTCAGATAGGGTATTTTAATTCCCTGATGTACAAcgtcatccaaaaacaaacatgcATTCTCAATTTGGTCACAAACAAAAAGTCCTTCAATCATCACACAATAAGTATTGACATCTCGCTCACAACTTTTCTTGCCCATTTCATCCCAAGTCTCAAGCGCTCCCACGGGATCACCCATAGAAAAGAACATCTCAATCAGCATATTAAAAGAGTGTACACTAGGCACACAATCCACACTAACCATCCTCCGGTAAAGCTGAATCGCTTCATCAGCCTTCCTATTTTCACAAAGTACCTTGAGGAAACAGTTATATGTGACAATATCAGATGGGTAACCTTTCTTTTCCATCTCTTCCAAAAACCAGTAAGTTTCCTTCACCTTTCCAGCCAAACACATTCCTTGAATCAACTCCTTATAAGTGGAAACGTCTGGAAGACAACCGCTTTGTATCATATCCCCAATTACTCTAAAACAGTCATCAATTCGATCAATCTTAACAAGTGCCAAAATCACTATCGCATACGTCTTTGCTGTAGGAGGAGATGAGATAGAGGGTTTTGTTTTCATCAACTCAAACAGACCAACAGCctcggcttcccactaactatttgtaacttatttgactttgttggcatttgatttatataataataataataataataataataataataataataataataataataacaaaaacaaaCTAACGCGCACAGGGTTCACGCCATTTACATGGCTGTCGCGCACAGGATTGCGCCGGTGACACGGTAGTCGTGCAGATCTTGTGCACCGCCTCCATGTCGGCGGCGCAATCCCTCTGCGCGGCAGCCTTGTCGATGGCACTAACCTTGTGCGCGGTggttttcattaaaaaaaaaatagtcaaGAAATCCAAATACAAAGTAGGCGAATCCACTTAATGCACTAAGATCAGTACTCACCAAAATACCGAAAGAGAGAGagctagagagagagagagagagagagagagagagagatggcGGTGATGTAGAGGCTCGGAATGTTCGTTGCTCTTGTATATTGGTCCCTTGTGGAtactttttcttctttctttctttttttaaaaactttTTTTAAGAACTTTTTTGTAATTGTTGTTGTTATATGATAATCTATTTTATTATAAACGTATTTgtaattgttattgttattattattgttattattattattattattattattgggaTGAAAATTAAAAAGGGCAAAATCGTATTTTCTTGCATCGGATGCGGACGTTTTTAGGAAAACACGAGCGTCGTTTAAAAACCCCCCAAAAACTTTGGGTAGCGTTTGGTAACTTGAATTTCATTTGAAATCCTTGATTTCAAATTTGGAAATTgagatgatgaatttgaattCCAAATCAGTTGTTTAGCAAACACTTATCAGTGTAGTTCCAACATTCCAATACCACTGTAATGTTAGGGAAGTCAATGTGATATTTCAATTCTAATACTAATTACGAACGACCGTTGTTTTGGTGTTTgcataaaaatattttaaaaaatatagattATTAACCTTCGTAAATATTATTCTCATCAAAAATGGTTATACTGGTCAACAATAAAGTAGGAAGAACAATATGCAATTGAAGTATTTTGGATATCAAAGGTAATTAATGAACCACAAACTCATATTTGGGAAAGAAAGATTCGATGAATCGCGATTGCACTAGTGCGGTATGTAGAACATAGTAGCAAGATGGATAATTTCATCATCGGTTTGCGGGGCTTGCGGCTAGCTTTGAAGGTGAAGGATTGTGGCTACCTCCAATGGTGGAGCAACTGAAGTATCGACCTCCGACTAGTGTTGCAACAACCACAATGGAGTTACAAAGTTTGTGATAGTGATTGGCTATAGAGAAGGGCTAAATCAGGGAGGAGAAGTTATAAAGAAACAAGAATTTGTAAATGACAGGTTTTTTTGTGTCATTTGAAATTCTTCTTTAGGAGCAGCATTTTAGCGAGCGTGGTTTGGATCAATTTCAATTCCAAATTCTATACTTTCACAAACTCCATAATTTCTCCAATTCCATCATTTCAAATGGATTCCTTATTCCCAAACACACCATAGGGATTTTTAAATGACGCCCGCGTTTTTTTAAAAATGCCCACATTTAGTGTATGAAAATACGCTTTTGcctttataatattaataacggtaacgataataataataataataataataataataataataataataataataataaataattacaataattaataataataataattaataattggaaaatttgttaaaaataaaCCACCATTTGACCGGTCTGCTATTAACAGTATGACAAATcgattaattttaaataatccaacgtTTAATTTACATCTCTATTAACAGGTCAAATTATCGGTGACCTACTCAGCAAGTCTTTGTTGACTCTCTTTCCTTCCTAAACCAAACCACTCACCCCATTTACACTCTCACCTACCTTCTcttcatctctttcatttctccTCTGTAA contains these protein-coding regions:
- the LOC110798548 gene encoding pentatricopeptide repeat-containing protein At1g73400, mitochondrial isoform X1 produces the protein MWRTCVILIVRQCKNSIYFSNLQNPIFYSVSRAYETSIFGFGVIPKLHSSKGCFEFGNPLRKFYSTDDFVGEDENNLVYSNVDGVYRIIMENVGSDKNMEKALEQARIPLTTELVIETLDRLRFEEKIAFRFFMWAARQEHYHHEYKVYNEMIDILSTTKFKIKQFKIVCDMLDYMKRNDKTSIPIEVLLTILRKYTEKHLTKVLTCSKKKRGVRVKMQPEIKALNLLLDALCKCNLVEDAEILFKKVKNKVAPDANTYSILFFGWCRVKNPARGMKILEEMSSMGFTPDSFTYNAAIETYCKAGMVTEAVGLFELMKTKPSISSPPTAKTYAIVILALVKIDRIDDCFRVIGDMIQSGCLPDVSTYKELIQGMCLAGKVKETYWFLEEMEKKGYPSDIVTYNCFLKVLCENRKADEAIQLYRRMVSVDCVPSVHSFNMLIEMFFSMGDPVGALETWDEMGKKSCERDVNTYCVMIEGLFVCDQIENACLFLDDVVHQGIKIPYLKFDLFLRHLSRIDDLRRIHKLSEHMKRFFNPAMARHFVLNQKRKELSYRNK
- the LOC110798548 gene encoding pentatricopeptide repeat-containing protein At1g73400, mitochondrial isoform X2, yielding MENVGSDKNMEKALEQARIPLTTELVIETLDRLRFEEKIAFRFFMWAARQEHYHHEYKVYNEMIDILSTTKFKIKQFKIVCDMLDYMKRNDKTSIPIEVLLTILRKYTEKHLTKVLTCSKKKRGVRVKMQPEIKALNLLLDALCKCNLVEDAEILFKKVKNKVAPDANTYSILFFGWCRVKNPARGMKILEEMSSMGFTPDSFTYNAAIETYCKAGMVTEAVGLFELMKTKPSISSPPTAKTYAIVILALVKIDRIDDCFRVIGDMIQSGCLPDVSTYKELIQGMCLAGKVKETYWFLEEMEKKGYPSDIVTYNCFLKVLCENRKADEAIQLYRRMVSVDCVPSVHSFNMLIEMFFSMGDPVGALETWDEMGKKSCERDVNTYCVMIEGLFVCDQIENACLFLDDVVHQGIKIPYLKFDLFLRHLSRIDDLRRIHKLSEHMKRFFNPAMARHFVLNQKRKELSYRNK
- the LOC110798550 gene encoding pentatricopeptide repeat-containing protein At1g73400, mitochondrial-like, producing MKTKPSISSPPTAKTYAIVILALVKIDRIDDCFRVIGDMIQSGCLPDVSTYKELIQGMCLAGKVKETYWFLEEMEKKGYPSDIVTYNCFLKVLCENRKADEAIQLYRRMVSVDCVPSVHSFNMLIEMFFSMGDPVGALETWDEMGKKSCERDVNTYCVMIEGLFVCDQIENACLFLDDVVHQGIKIPYLKFDLFLRHLSRIDDLRRIHKLSEHMKRFFNPAMARHFVLNQKRKELSYRNK